A segment of the Bacteroidales bacterium genome:
AAAACAAACCATCTGGTAAGTTCGGTAGTGAAAAACAACAATCATATAATGGAAGGAACAGTGAGTTTGGGAATTTATGTTTCCACAAACAATGGAACGTCGTGGATACCCAAAAATACTGGCTTGTCCGATGCCAATATAAATACAATTGCTGTTGATAGCGATAAAATATTTGCAGGCACTAAAGGTGGAGTATTTGTAACTTTTAATTATGGTGATAAATGGGTGCAAGTTAATATAGGTCTTACAAATCTTGATATACGAAGCTTCACTTTTGACAGCACATACATTTATGCAGGCACCGGCGGAGCAGGAGTTTGGAAACGGCTTTTAAAAGATTTCAAATATAGTGTTGATGAATTGTCGTTTATAAAAAATGAAGTGAGCATGTACCCAAATCCTGCAAGTGATAAAGTAATAATTGAAACACCACAAAATATCAGGGAAAATATTTTAACCGTTTATAATCTCAACGGAGAAAAATTAATAAACCGTCAGCTTACACAAAGTAAAACTGAACTTGACATTCGCAATCTGCCTAAAGGAATTTATTTTTTCAGGATTGTAAATGAAAAGGGTGTAGAAGCAAGAAAATTAGTTAAGAATTAATACGGCTCGTTCTTAATGTATAAAACCTACAACTCAATAGATGTCTCAAAAGTATTATTTATAAGCGATAAGACGCAAAGATAAAATATTTATTTTAAACCTTTGCGACTTAGCAACTCTGCGGTAAAATAAATATTTTCATCTTTTAAGACAGCCTCTGTTTTACTTTTTTATCATCTTAATCACTTCATCGGTTTTTATACTTTCTCCCTTTACGATTATATCTGCCTGTTCATAATGCCTTTCTCGTGTTCTTAATTTTTCGGAAATAAAGTCAACTAAATCTTTATCGTTACAATCTTTTATTAGCGGACGTTTATCCTTCCCTTTGTACAGCCGAGCAGCTAAGCTTTTCGGCGACATTTTAAGATAAATAACCTTGCCTGCTTTTTTCATTATTTCCATATTGTCGTAGAAACAAGGAGTGCCGCCGCCTGTGGCAACAACAAATTTTTTTTTAAGAATAATTTTATTAAGTACATGACTTTCTTTTTTTCTGAATGCACCTTCACCTTCGCTTTCAAATATCATTGCAATTGATTTCCCGTAAGTGCTTTCGATAATATCATCTAAATCGATAAATTCGAGTTTTAGCTTATTTGCAAGTTTTTTGCCAAAGGTTGTTTTTCCGCAACCCATAAAGCCTATCAAGAATAGTTTATAGTTTTCAATTTTCAGTTTAGAGTTCTTTCTTTCAGTCATTGGTCAATAGACATTAGTAAAAAATCATTATTTGATATTTATGATAATTGCAATCTGTCAATATTTTTTAAACTTTAAACTGAAAACTATTTTTTTAAACTTGCAATTTACTGCTTTTATTATTTTTGTACAAAACTTTTTTTTAAAAATCTTGAATCTATTCGATTTTTCGTTTGTTCGAACGTTCGATTATCCAAGTGTTCAAAATATAGATATTTTTAAATCCTAAATCTCAAATCCTAAATCCTAAATTTCATCACTACTATTTTACTATTTTTGCACAAACAAAACAATATATGAGCCCTTTTTTTATTTTTTCTATATTCCTTATTTACTCTGCCCTTTTATTTTTCATAACATGGCTCACTGCCCGCAAGGCGAATAACGACACTTATTTTATCGGCAATAAGCAATCGCCTTGGTATGTTGTGGCGTATGGTATGATTGGCGCTTCACTTTCCGGCGTTACTTTCATGTCGGTGCCCGGCTCTGTCGGAGGAACACAGTTTTCATACATGCTCGTTGTGTTCGGTTATTTATTCGGATATTTCACCATAGCAACAGTATTGATGCCAATGTACTACAAATTAAATCTCACATCAATATATACATATCTCAATCAGCGTTTCGGATTCTGGTCGTATAAAACCGGTGCATTTTTCTTTTTGCTGTCACGCACAATTGGTGCATCTTTTAGAATGTATCTTGTTATAAACGTACTTCAGGTTTTTGTGTTCGACCAATGGGGAATTCCCTTCGGACTTGCAGTTGCGGTTTTCATTCTGCTTATAATTTTATACACATTCGAGGGCGGGATAAAAACTATCGTCTGGACAGATACGCTTCAAACAACATTCATGCTTCTCGGTGTTATACTATCAATCATTTTTATTACAAGAGAACTGAATTTTAGCTTTTCCGAAATCTTTGATTCGGTAAGGCACAGCAAATATTCTCAAATTGTTTTCACCGATTGGCACGACAGCCGGTATTTTCTGAAAAAGTTTTTTGGCGGAATGTTTATTGCCATTGTTATGACAGGGCTCGACCAGGAGATGATGCAGAAAAATTTAAGTTGCCGTAATCTTAAAGAAGCTCAAAAAAATATGTTCACTTTCAGCTTTGTACTTTTATTTGTTAATGCAATGTTTCTCTTTCTTGGTGCGGTTTTATACATCTACGCAAACACAAAAGGAATTGCAATGCCTGCAAAGTCCGATGACTTATTCCCTGTTATTGCTTTCAAGTATTTAAGTCCCGCAGCAGGTTTGATATTTATGCTTGGCTTGATTTCCGCAGCATATCCAAGTGCCGATGGCGCATTAACATCTCTTACAACTTCTTTTTGCGTTGACTTTCTCGGATTAAAGGAAAAAGAAAATCTTTCGGAACAGCAAAAAAAGAAAATCAGATACATTGTGCATTTCAGCTTTGCGGCATTACTGCTAGTTGTAATAATGATTTTCAGAGTGGTAAATAATGATGCCGTGGTTAACTCCATTTTCAAGGTCGCCGGCTATACTTACGGACCTTTGCTTGGCTTATTTGCATTCGGACTTTTTACAAAATTTAAAATTTACGATAATCGCGTCTGGCTTGTTGCTATTCTCTCACCTGCGGCTTGTTATTTCATAAGTTTATATTCAAAAGAAATATTATTCGGTTATGTTTTCGATTTTGAACTTCTGATAATGAACGGGTTTCTTACTTTCGTAGGATTGATGGCTATAAGAAAAAAAGAATGAAATCGGGACGATTTTAAATAAAGTTGGCACTTTCTTAATCCTAAACTAAGGTTTTTATACGATGAAGTGTTCATAACTATGATACTCTTCTTTAGCTATACGAGGAATATGTTAAAAAATTACATATTTTTTATATTACTTTCATTTAGTTATTGTATGTTAAAATATTTTTTTTAACTTTGCACTCCTTTTTAATATTTGAATTATTAAGAAAGACAAAAATTATTAAAAAATAAAACAAAAAAAATGAATCAATACGAAACCGTTTTCATTATGACTCCCGTTTTATCTGATGACCAGATGAAGGAAGCGGTAAGCAAGTTTAGAAATTTTCTTACCGAAAAAAAGGCGGAGGTTGTGCACGAAGCAAACTGGGGATTACGCAAATTTGCTTATCCTGTTCAGAAAAAATCAACCGGATTTTATCATCTTATCGAATTTAAGGCACCGGGTGAACTTATTTCAGAACTCGAAGTAACCTATAAACGAGATGAAAGAATTTTAAAATTTCTTACAGTTAAGCTCGACAAATACGCTGTGAAGTACAACGAAAAGAAGCGTACCGAAAAAAATAAAAAACGTGATGAAAAAACAGATTCGGATAAGTAAAACTTTCTAAAAAATAAATATTATGGCAATAAATCATCAACCCGAAATAAGATATCTTGCACCGCTTGCAGTCGATGTTAAAAAGAAAAAATACTGTCGCTTCAAGAAAAATAAAATCAGATATATTGATTACAAAGACGCCGATTTCTTATTGAGATTTATTAATGAACAAGGTAAAATATTACCAAAAAGATTAACAGGAACATCTTTAAAGTATCAGAGAAAAGTCGCACAGGCAGTAAAACGCGCACGACATCTGGCTTTATTACCTTACGTTGCTGACTTATTAAAATAACAAGGAGGAAAAAAATGCAAGTAATTTTAAAACAAGATGTAAACAAACTCGGATTCAAAGATGAAATTGTAAACGTTAAAAGCGGATATGCCCGAAATTTTTTGATTCCAAAAGGATTGGCAATGTTAGCCGGCGAAACGAATAAAAAAGTTCTCACCGAAACTCTTAAACAGCGTGCTTTTAAAGAAGCAAAAATCAAAAAAGAAGCTGAAACATTAGCAGAAAATCTAAAAAATATTACTGTAAAAGTTGGAACAAAAGCCAGCACAACAGGAAAAATTTTCGGTTCGGTAACATCAATGCAACTTGCTGAAGCAATTAAAAAGCAATTTAATTTTGATGTTGACAGAAAAAGAATAAATATAAAAGAAGAACATGTTAAAGAACTCGGTACATATTCAGCAAATGTGCGACTACACAAAGATGTGAGTATTAACATAAGCTTTGAAGTTGTGGCTGAATAAAAAACTGCTTCTCAAAAAAATAAAACCTCAAGAGTTTTTAAAACTTTTGAGGTTTTTTATTATTACAGGAAGTTATAAATTTATTTCTTATCCCTTTTAAAAAGATAACGAGTAATGAAAATACCGGTGCTTTTATCAGCTCCGTATACTCCCGAAGTTGTTAACATCAACTGCCATCCTTGTCGCGTAAGGTCGGTGATTTTGTCGGTAATGATTTTGTCATTTAAGCGAATGTTATCAAAATTGATACCTACCATACTGAAAAAATTTTCCATTTTAACTTCATCAGTACTTCCATCGGGTTTTGTAGTAATCATACGCGACCTGCCAAGTCCACCCGGAACAACAGATTCAATGGTCGTAATTTGTAAATATTCCTGAGCGTAAATCATTACGCTTCCTAAAAGAAACATTGCAACTAACATCAGTTTTTTCATAATTTTTTTAATTTTAAAAGTTAATAAATAATTAATTTTTTACTATACCAAATTTATACCAAATTTAAAAAATCAAAATAATTTGATAAAAAAGTATACTTTTGTAATATAATAAAATGCATTTTTTCAGTTTGTTTTATTTTATTAATTTTACAAAAAATAAAAATTTATGTCAGGTCACAATAAATGGTCAACAATTAAAAGAAAAAAGGGTGCATTAGACGCAAAGAGGTCGAAAATCTTTTCAAAAATTATAAAAGATATTACTGTTGCTGTCAGAGAAGGAGGTCCGGATATTAATGGAAATGCAAAATTGCGTTTATCTGTTTCAAATGCAAAAGGTGCAAATATGCCGAAAGATACTGTGCAAAGAGCAATTAATAAAGCTTCGGATAAGGACGGCACCGCTCTGATTGAAACAACTTATGAAGGATATGCTCCCAACGGAGTAGCACTTTTCATAGAATGTACTACCGATAACATTCAGCGAACAGTTTCGAATATCCGTTCATATTTTAATAAACGTGGCGGAAACCTCGGAACAAACGGCTCACTGGCTTTCATTTTCGACAGAAAAGGAATATTTACAGTGCCAAAAGGAAATCTTGTGGAAGATGATTTTATCATGGAAATAATTGATGCAGGCGCAGAAGATGTTGTTTTGGAAGACGATGTTTTTACAATTACAACTTCATTTGAGGATTTCGGCTCTATGCAAAAAAAACTCGAAGTAATGAAAATAGATGTAGAAAATGCCGAACTTCAACGAATTCCGAAAACTACTGTTAAGCTTGATAATGAAAATGCACAAAAAATTTTACGACTCGTTGAAGTTTTCGAAGAAGATGAAGATGTTCAAAACGTTTATCATAATCTCGAAATGACTGATGAACTTATGAAAGAACTTGAAAAGTAAACAATAATTAAAAATAAATAACTTAAAAATTAAAACTATGAAAAACAAAAATTTGATAATTTGGGGAATAGTAGTATTATTCTTCATTATTTTGCTTTGGTCGGGCTGTGGCTCTTACAATGGAATGGTAACACGCGAAGAAGGAGTTAAATCTCAATGGTCGAATGTTGAAAATGTTTATCAGCGACGACTTGATTTGATTCCTAATCTTGTTAGTACAGTTAAAGGTTATGCTACTCACGAAAATAAAACATTAACCGAAGTTATTGAAGCACGTGCAAAAGCAACATCTGTGAACATTGACCCGAGTAAACTTGATGCCACAAGCATTCAGAAATTTCAACAGGTACAGGATGGATTGAGCTCAGCACTTAGCAAATTAATGGTGGTGGTTGAACGCTATCCCGATTTAAAAGCTAATCAGAATTTTCTTGAATTACAATCACAGCTTGAAGGAACTGAAAACAGAATTGCTGTTGAACGCAGAAAGTTTAATGAAATGGCTCAGGAATATAATGTTTACATCAGAAGATTTCCTAAAAACATAGTTGCTTCAATATGTGGATTTGAAAAGAAATCATATTTTCAATCGCAGGCAGGAGCAGAAAAAGCACCAAAAGTAGAGTTTTAAATATTTGAACAATCAAATTATTAATTATTATTTATTAATTAAAAATGCATCCTTCAGCCAAATTTTTTACAGATGCTCAAAAAGCATTAATAAAAGAAGCAATTGAAAAAGCCGAGCAAAAAACTTCGGGCGAAATTCGTGTGCACATTGATTCGCATTGCAAAGGCGATGTTTTAGACCAAGCTGCATATATTTTTGCAAAACTTAAAATGCACAAAACAAAATTGCGTAATGGCGTTTTATTTTATCTTGCAATTTCACATAAAAAATTCGCAATACTTGGTGATGCGGGAATTAACGCGGTTGTACCGAAAAATTTCTGGAACGATATAAAAAATAAAGTGATTTCGGATTTCAAAGAAGGTGATTTTACAGAAGGATTGGTTGCAGGAATTGAAATGGCAGGACAAAAGCTGAAAGATTTTTTTCCATATAAAAAAGCTGAAGATATAAATGAACTTGCAAATGAAATATCTTTTGGAAAACAATTAAAAAATTAAAATACAAAATTAAATGAAATATTATTGCATCGCATTTAGGCAATTTATAAAAAATGTTTTTAGCATTGGGTTTTTAGCATTGGGATTTATTTTATTTTCATTTAATTCGTATTCTCAGGATGATATTCCCGATGCACCAAAACAACAAAGATTAGTAAACGACTTTGCAAATTTTTTAAATCCTGATGAACAAAATTCACTTGAGAGAAAATTAGTTGCATTTGATGATTCAACATCAACACAAATTGCAATTGTTATTGTTAAAGATTTGAACGGCTACGAAATTGCCGATTATACTAATCGTTTAACAGAAAAATGGAAAAAAGAAGGCAAGGGAATAGGACAAAAAGAAAAAGATAATGGGATATTAATTTTAATAAAGCCAAAAAATAATAATGAAAGAGGAGAAGTAAATATTTCAACAGGTTATGGACTCGAAGGAATAATACCTGACGCAATATGTAAAAGAATTGTTGAAAACGAAATAATTCCGAATTTTAAAGAAAATAAATATTACGAAGGACTTGATGCCGCAACAAATGTGCTGATGAGCTTAGCAAAGAAAGAATTTTCGGCAAGTGATTATTCAAAAAAACACGAAATAATAGTTTCTCAAAATAAAAGTTGGGTTCCTTTTATTATAATTGCTCTTGCCTTTTTATTTTTCGGAATATTCAGAATAGCCGGTGCACACTCGTATGCCAGAACAAACAATCTTACATTTTGGGTTGCATTTTGGTTGCTAATGAGCAGCAGCAGCAGAGGTGGCTCTTATAATAATTTTAGTTCAGGTGGTGGTTTCTTTGGCGGAGGCGGCGGATTTGGTGGGAGCGGCGGATTCGGTGGATTCGGCGGCGGAAGTTTCGGCGGCGGCGGAGCCAGCGGAAGTTGGTAAATAAAAATAGCTATGAGCTATGAGACACGAGAAAAAATATCGAATGTCGAAGTTTAAAATGGTTCCTTTTTCTGCGTAACTCTGCTATAAACATAAAAAAAATTAACCGCTGAGACGCAAAGATGCAGAGAAATCAAATTTCCGAAACTTTAAACATTAAACTTCAAACTTTAAACTATTTTAATATCGAACATCGAATAATGAATATCGAATGTCGAAGTTTAAAATGGTTCTTTTTTCTGCGTAACTTTGCGTGAAACTCAGCGTAACTTCTGCGAGAAACTTATAAAAAAAATTTAACCGCAATGCCAATAAACTACTGAGTACGCCAAGTTTTACGAAACTTTAAACCTTAAACTTTAGACTTTAAACTATAAAAACA
Coding sequences within it:
- the rpsR gene encoding 30S ribosomal protein S18; this encodes MAINHQPEIRYLAPLAVDVKKKKYCRFKKNKIRYIDYKDADFLLRFINEQGKILPKRLTGTSLKYQRKVAQAVKRARHLALLPYVADLLK
- a CDS encoding YebC/PmpR family DNA-binding transcriptional regulator, with amino-acid sequence MSGHNKWSTIKRKKGALDAKRSKIFSKIIKDITVAVREGGPDINGNAKLRLSVSNAKGANMPKDTVQRAINKASDKDGTALIETTYEGYAPNGVALFIECTTDNIQRTVSNIRSYFNKRGGNLGTNGSLAFIFDRKGIFTVPKGNLVEDDFIMEIIDAGAEDVVLEDDVFTITTSFEDFGSMQKKLEVMKIDVENAELQRIPKTTVKLDNENAQKILRLVEVFEEDEDVQNVYHNLEMTDELMKELEK
- a CDS encoding shikimate kinase, whose product is MTERKNSKLKIENYKLFLIGFMGCGKTTFGKKLANKLKLEFIDLDDIIESTYGKSIAMIFESEGEGAFRKKESHVLNKIILKKKFVVATGGGTPCFYDNMEIMKKAGKVIYLKMSPKSLAARLYKGKDKRPLIKDCNDKDLVDFISEKLRTRERHYEQADIIVKGESIKTDEVIKMIKK
- the rpsF gene encoding 30S ribosomal protein S6 translates to MNQYETVFIMTPVLSDDQMKEAVSKFRNFLTEKKAEVVHEANWGLRKFAYPVQKKSTGFYHLIEFKAPGELISELEVTYKRDERILKFLTVKLDKYAVKYNEKKRTEKNKKRDEKTDSDK
- a CDS encoding sodium:solute symporter — translated: MSPFFIFSIFLIYSALLFFITWLTARKANNDTYFIGNKQSPWYVVAYGMIGASLSGVTFMSVPGSVGGTQFSYMLVVFGYLFGYFTIATVLMPMYYKLNLTSIYTYLNQRFGFWSYKTGAFFFLLSRTIGASFRMYLVINVLQVFVFDQWGIPFGLAVAVFILLIILYTFEGGIKTIVWTDTLQTTFMLLGVILSIIFITRELNFSFSEIFDSVRHSKYSQIVFTDWHDSRYFLKKFFGGMFIAIVMTGLDQEMMQKNLSCRNLKEAQKNMFTFSFVLLFVNAMFLFLGAVLYIYANTKGIAMPAKSDDLFPVIAFKYLSPAAGLIFMLGLISAAYPSADGALTSLTTSFCVDFLGLKEKENLSEQQKKKIRYIVHFSFAALLLVVIMIFRVVNNDAVVNSIFKVAGYTYGPLLGLFAFGLFTKFKIYDNRVWLVAILSPAACYFISLYSKEILFGYVFDFELLIMNGFLTFVGLMAIRKKE
- a CDS encoding TPM domain-containing protein → MHPSAKFFTDAQKALIKEAIEKAEQKTSGEIRVHIDSHCKGDVLDQAAYIFAKLKMHKTKLRNGVLFYLAISHKKFAILGDAGINAVVPKNFWNDIKNKVISDFKEGDFTEGLVAGIEMAGQKLKDFFPYKKAEDINELANEISFGKQLKN
- a CDS encoding TPM domain-containing protein, coding for MKYYCIAFRQFIKNVFSIGFLALGFILFSFNSYSQDDIPDAPKQQRLVNDFANFLNPDEQNSLERKLVAFDDSTSTQIAIVIVKDLNGYEIADYTNRLTEKWKKEGKGIGQKEKDNGILILIKPKNNNERGEVNISTGYGLEGIIPDAICKRIVENEIIPNFKENKYYEGLDAATNVLMSLAKKEFSASDYSKKHEIIVSQNKSWVPFIIIALAFLFFGIFRIAGAHSYARTNNLTFWVAFWLLMSSSSRGGSYNNFSSGGGFFGGGGGFGGSGGFGGFGGGSFGGGGASGSW
- the rplI gene encoding 50S ribosomal protein L9 — protein: MQVILKQDVNKLGFKDEIVNVKSGYARNFLIPKGLAMLAGETNKKVLTETLKQRAFKEAKIKKEAETLAENLKNITVKVGTKASTTGKIFGSVTSMQLAEAIKKQFNFDVDRKRINIKEEHVKELGTYSANVRLHKDVSINISFEVVAE
- a CDS encoding LemA family protein gives rise to the protein MKNKNLIIWGIVVLFFIILLWSGCGSYNGMVTREEGVKSQWSNVENVYQRRLDLIPNLVSTVKGYATHENKTLTEVIEARAKATSVNIDPSKLDATSIQKFQQVQDGLSSALSKLMVVVERYPDLKANQNFLELQSQLEGTENRIAVERRKFNEMAQEYNVYIRRFPKNIVASICGFEKKSYFQSQAGAEKAPKVEF